TACCGTGATTTCGGCAAAACTCTCTTGCTGGCAGGCCCCGCATCCGAGGCACCGGCCCCCGCCGGCCTTGAACTGGAAATCACCCCCCTGGAACTCCCTGCTCCCGGAGTCACCGAAGTCCCCCTGCAGATTCACTACTTCGGCAAGCCACTGGCCGGAGCCGAACTGAAAATCATCACTCAGGTTGACCGTACCAAGGGAACCTATCAGTCACTCCATGATGACAAACAGTACCAGAGTGCCACCAGCGATCAGCAGGGCAGGGTCACCGTCACCCTTGATCCTTCCCGCAACACCATCATCAAAGTTCGGCACAGTGTCGGCGCAGCCGAAGTGGATGGCGACCACGGCCGCTGGGTGCGCACTATCATATTCCGCAGCACCCTGAGCATCGCCGAAATGCGCTGAATTCTCACACGGGGCCCAGGGCGCAGAAAATAATTTATTAGGTATCGCTAACTTAATGATTGACAACTAGCGAAAAGTGCACTACAAAAAGAATCAGCAAGGGAGTAACCTTTGCTGATTCTTTACACGTGGGGGTGCAGTATGGTTGCAAAGAATATGACCCTTCGCAAAGCACTTATGAAAAACACTGGAGTCAGG
This portion of the Desulfurispirillum indicum S5 genome encodes:
- a CDS encoding DUF4198 domain-containing protein; its protein translation is MKQKLLHLGFLITLLTSLVSSATAHCTWVEAPASVETGQEAAITLFWADPEEPVEKRDSPELTLRIQQPDGQVLPVNTDHKGTFQQAQWEFSQQGVHTLLATREPARHRMSQYRDFGKTLLLAGPASEAPAPAGLELEITPLELPAPGVTEVPLQIHYFGKPLAGAELKIITQVDRTKGTYQSLHDDKQYQSATSDQQGRVTVTLDPSRNTIIKVRHSVGAAEVDGDHGRWVRTIIFRSTLSIAEMR